The genomic region TGGCCGGCCCGGAAAAGAAAAGCCGAGTCTTGACGCCGGACGAAAAACGCCGCGTTGCCTATCACGAAGCCGGACATGCGCTGGTCGCGGAAAATGTCCCGACCGCGCAGCCGGTGCATAAAATCTCGATTATTCCCCGCGGCGTGTCGGCGCTGGGCTTTACCTTGCAATTGCCGGGCGAAGAGAAATTCATGTCGACCGAAGACGAGCTGAGGGATCAGATCGCCGTGTTACTGGGCGGGCGCACCGCGGAACAGGTGATGCTAGGAACCATCTCCACCGGAGCCCACAACGACCTGGAAAAAGCCAGTGACATCGCCCGAAGCATGGTATGCAGTCTGGGCATGAGCAAAAAACTCGGGCCTTTGACGTACGGCAAGCGCCAGCAGCTTCAATTTCTGGAAACCGAAGTGGCCGAAACCCGCAACTACAGCGACGTTACCGCCCGGCTGATCGACACCGAAGTCATCGATATCGTCCAGGAAGGCGAGGCGCGCGCACTCAAGATTATTACCGACAATAAGGCCGCGCTGGAAAAACTGGCCAACCTGCTGCAGGAAAAAGAAGCCATTAACAGAGAAGAAATGATGGCCTTGCTCAGCAAATAACATTTGTCTCTCCTGCCCTGCGTAACGGCAGCGAGTGGATGAGGGCGAATTCATCGACTCCTGTCGCGCAGGGAAAATATTCCGGTTTGAAAACATCGGGAATCTCCCGATACCGGCCCGCATTGATTCGGGCTGCCCCGTTTTTCCCGAGAGTTAAAAAATAGCGCGGATAACCCGAAACAAACGTAGAGGTTTGCTATTTTTATTGTCCAAAAAGTACCCCCTCGCGGCTAAAACCGGGTAAAATATCGAATTTTAAGCTAATTAGCGTCCTGTGTGGTGCCATTGATGCAAATGAAATACAAAACCGACGATTTGAGGATCTGTGCGACCAAAGAAGTGATCGCGCCGATTCAAGTCCATACCGAAATGCCGATGACCGAGGCCGCGGCCGAAACCACCGTGAAAGCGCGTCAGGCGATCCACCGCATTCTCACCGGCGAAGACGACCGGCTGCTGGTGGTGATCGGCCCCTGCTCGATTCACGATCCGATCGCCGCGAAAGACTACGGCAGCCGTTTGAAAGCGGTCAGGGACGAGTTGGCCGACGATCTGGTGATCGTGATGCGGGTGTATTTCGAAAAGCCGCGCACCACGGTCGGCTGGAAAGGGCTGATCAACGACCCCGACCTGGACTCCAGCTTCAACATCAACAAAGGCCTGCGCGTGGCCCGGCAATTGCTGCTGGATCTCAACAACCTGGGCATGCCGGCGGCCACCGAATACCTGGACCTGATCACGCCCCAGTACGTCTCCGACCTGATCGCCTGGGGCGCGATCGGCGCTCGCACCACCGAAAGCCAGGGCCATCGGGAGCTGGCCTCGGGCGTCTCCTGCCCGATCGGCTTCAAGAACTCCACCGACGGCACCATCAAGATCGCCATCGACGCGATCGGCGCGGCGATGAGTCCGCACCATTTCCTGTCCCTGACCAAGGCCGGCCATTCGGCG from Methylosarcina fibrata AML-C10 harbors:
- the aroG gene encoding 3-deoxy-7-phosphoheptulonate synthase AroG, with the protein product MQMKYKTDDLRICATKEVIAPIQVHTEMPMTEAAAETTVKARQAIHRILTGEDDRLLVVIGPCSIHDPIAAKDYGSRLKAVRDELADDLVIVMRVYFEKPRTTVGWKGLINDPDLDSSFNINKGLRVARQLLLDLNNLGMPAATEYLDLITPQYVSDLIAWGAIGARTTESQGHRELASGVSCPIGFKNSTDGTIKIAIDAIGAAMSPHHFLSLTKAGHSAIFSTTGNEDVHIILRGGNGRPNYDAVSVEQVAEGLVKANLRPNIMIDFSHANSLKQCQRQLIVGDDVAGQIAGGDRRIIGVMLESHLKAGRQEVVPGQPLTYGQSITDACLGWDDTVPLLHKLASAVQERRSVDRNRSLNA